Proteins from a genomic interval of Prevotella sp. E13-27:
- the recJ gene encoding single-stranded-DNA-specific exonuclease RecJ → MHFKWNYDQPTPEQEKIAAELAEKVGMSPIIGHLLLRRGIKTESAAKRFFRPMLNELIDPFLMNDMDVAVDRLNDAMGRKERIMIYGDYDVDGCTAVSLVYKFLLQFYSNLEYYIPDRYEEGYGISKKALDYAAEQDVKLIIVLDCGIKAISEIAYAKSLGIDFIICDHHVPDDVLPCAVAILNPKRVDSTYPFKDLCGCGVGFKFMQAFAKNNGIPFSQLIPLLDFCAVSIAADIVPVVGENRILAYHGLKQLNQNPSVGLKSIIEICGLTGREITMSDIIFRIGPRINASGRVQNGIETVDLLVEKDFKKALSEAIHINEYNEQRKDIDKQMTEEANQIVERLESQEHQPAIVLYGEGWKKGVVGIVASRLTEMYYRPTVVLSCQDGIASGSARSVAGYDIYDAIKSCRDLLENFGGHTYAVGLSLKVENIQEFRRRFQEYVSNHILPEQTEALLEIEAVIDFKDITKKLQNDLKKMAPHGPDNPKPLFCTNRVYDYGTSKVVGRQQEHIKLELVDSRSSNVMNGIAFGQSAAAHYIKSRSSFDIIYTIEENIYKRGEVQLQIEDIKPSDSL, encoded by the coding sequence ATGCATTTTAAATGGAATTACGACCAACCTACACCAGAACAAGAGAAGATCGCCGCGGAATTGGCTGAGAAAGTAGGCATGAGTCCGATTATCGGTCATCTGCTTCTGCGTCGTGGCATAAAGACGGAGTCTGCTGCGAAACGGTTCTTCCGTCCTATGCTCAACGAACTCATTGATCCATTCCTCATGAATGATATGGATGTTGCTGTTGACAGGCTTAACGATGCAATGGGACGCAAAGAGCGGATAATGATTTATGGCGACTATGATGTTGATGGTTGTACGGCTGTTTCTTTGGTCTATAAGTTTCTTTTGCAGTTCTATTCCAATTTGGAATATTACATTCCAGACCGATATGAAGAAGGCTATGGAATAAGCAAGAAAGCACTTGACTATGCTGCAGAGCAGGACGTTAAACTTATTATTGTCCTCGATTGCGGCATTAAGGCTATTAGTGAGATAGCCTATGCAAAGTCACTTGGTATAGACTTTATCATATGTGATCATCATGTTCCTGATGATGTTCTCCCTTGCGCTGTGGCAATACTCAATCCAAAGCGTGTAGATTCAACATATCCTTTCAAGGACTTGTGTGGATGTGGAGTAGGATTCAAGTTCATGCAGGCATTTGCCAAGAACAACGGCATACCTTTCTCACAGCTCATTCCCCTACTCGACTTCTGTGCTGTCAGCATAGCTGCTGACATCGTTCCTGTTGTAGGCGAGAACAGAATACTTGCATATCATGGTCTTAAGCAGCTTAACCAGAATCCAAGCGTTGGCTTGAAGTCTATTATTGAGATATGCGGGTTAACAGGAAGAGAGATAACCATGAGCGATATCATCTTCAGGATTGGTCCTCGCATAAACGCTTCTGGTCGCGTGCAAAATGGAATCGAAACTGTTGACCTGCTTGTTGAGAAAGACTTTAAAAAGGCTTTGTCAGAAGCTATTCATATCAATGAATACAACGAGCAACGCAAAGATATAGACAAACAGATGACTGAAGAGGCAAACCAAATTGTTGAACGCCTTGAAAGTCAGGAGCATCAGCCTGCTATTGTCCTTTATGGAGAAGGATGGAAGAAAGGTGTTGTGGGCATTGTTGCATCACGTCTTACTGAAATGTACTATCGTCCTACTGTAGTACTTTCATGTCAAGATGGTATTGCCAGCGGCTCTGCACGAAGTGTTGCCGGATATGACATCTATGATGCCATAAAGAGTTGCCGCGATTTGCTCGAGAACTTCGGTGGTCATACTTATGCCGTAGGATTGTCACTTAAAGTGGAGAATATCCAAGAGTTCCGCCGCCGTTTCCAAGAATATGTAAGCAATCATATTCTGCCTGAACAGACTGAGGCACTCCTGGAAATTGAGGCTGTAATTGATTTCAAGGATATAACAAAGAAGTTACAGAATGACTTGAAGAAGATGGCTCCTCACGGACCTGACAACCCCAAGCCATTGTTCTGCACGAACCGTGTTTATGACTATGGCACCTCAAAAGTTGTAGGCAGACAGCAAGAGCATATAAAACTTGAACTTGTCGATTCTCGCTCCAGCAACGTTATGAATGGCATAGCCTTTGGTCAAAGTGCCGCAGCCCATTACATTAAGTCGAGATCATCATTTGACATCATCTACACCATTGAGGAAAATATCTATAAGCGTGGTGAGGTGCAGTTGCAGATTGAAGATATCAAACCAAGCGACAGCTTATAG
- a CDS encoding bifunctional metallophosphatase/5'-nucleotidase: protein MEYTKIILSAMFVSCAITMQASGINDKKNDKSSHSITLKIVETSDVHGYFFPYDFISKAPLKGTLSRVNTYVNSLRQEYGNDGVVLIDNGDILQGQPTCYWSNFVMTSSPNVAAQVINYMNYDAETVGNHDIEPGHAVYDKWIREVRCPLLGANIVNKSTGNPYVKPYAVIERQGVKIVVLGMLTPTIPCWLNERIYEGLEFQEMVSCAKKWIKIIKERENPDLIFGLFHSGKVGGITMPNGVEENASARVAREVPGFDAIFFGHDHQVHNEMITNVDGKQVLCIDPSCYAMNVAEAEITLITDKRGKVVNKQIKGNIVSVADMEVDKNFVNHFKQQTYQISNYVNRKIGRFESTVSTRDSYFGNSAFTDLIQNMQLKITGADISFNAPLSFDASINAGDITVSDMFKLYRFENKLNVLMMTGEEIRKHLEMSYDQWANTMTSPSDHLFLLNNEAKGDQQRMGFLFYTFNFDSATGIDYEVDVTKPNGKKVKILRMSDGTPFSENKWYKVAMNSYRACGGGELLTRGAGIPKDSIDGRIVYESELDLRHYLMKEIESQKVVSPKANSNWRFVPEEWVKEAAKRDRKILFGD, encoded by the coding sequence ATGGAGTATACAAAAATCATACTTTCGGCGATGTTCGTCTCATGTGCAATTACTATGCAGGCCTCAGGTATTAACGATAAGAAGAATGACAAGTCCAGTCATTCCATAACTCTTAAGATTGTGGAGACAAGCGATGTTCACGGCTATTTCTTTCCTTACGATTTCATTTCCAAGGCCCCACTTAAGGGAACCCTTTCACGCGTAAATACTTATGTGAACAGTTTGCGCCAGGAATATGGCAATGATGGCGTAGTGCTTATAGATAATGGTGACATACTCCAAGGTCAGCCCACTTGCTATTGGTCAAACTTTGTGATGACATCTTCGCCTAATGTTGCAGCACAGGTTATTAACTACATGAACTATGATGCAGAGACTGTAGGCAATCACGACATAGAGCCTGGACACGCAGTCTATGACAAATGGATTAGAGAAGTGAGATGCCCTCTGCTTGGAGCAAACATCGTAAATAAGTCAACAGGCAATCCTTATGTTAAGCCCTATGCCGTTATTGAGCGCCAAGGAGTAAAGATAGTCGTCTTAGGCATGCTTACCCCAACTATTCCATGTTGGCTTAATGAGCGAATCTATGAAGGTCTGGAGTTTCAGGAAATGGTTTCGTGTGCTAAGAAATGGATAAAAATCATCAAGGAGCGCGAGAATCCTGACCTTATTTTTGGCTTGTTCCATAGCGGAAAGGTCGGAGGCATCACTATGCCCAATGGCGTTGAGGAGAATGCTTCTGCACGAGTAGCTCGCGAGGTCCCTGGATTTGATGCTATTTTCTTTGGCCACGATCATCAGGTTCATAATGAAATGATAACGAATGTTGATGGTAAGCAAGTGCTTTGTATAGACCCTTCATGCTATGCAATGAATGTTGCAGAAGCTGAGATAACTCTTATTACCGATAAACGTGGTAAGGTTGTCAACAAACAAATTAAGGGAAATATTGTTAGTGTGGCAGATATGGAGGTGGATAAAAACTTCGTAAACCACTTTAAACAACAGACATATCAAATCAGCAACTATGTGAACAGAAAGATTGGTCGATTCGAGTCCACAGTTTCCACTCGCGATTCATATTTTGGAAACTCTGCATTTACAGACCTTATACAGAACATGCAGTTAAAGATTACTGGTGCAGACATCTCGTTCAACGCCCCATTGTCGTTTGATGCCAGCATTAATGCAGGAGACATAACAGTAAGCGACATGTTCAAGCTCTATAGATTTGAAAACAAGCTTAACGTTCTCATGATGACTGGCGAGGAGATTCGCAAACATCTTGAAATGAGCTATGACCAGTGGGCAAACACAATGACATCGCCAAGCGACCATCTGTTCCTTCTAAACAATGAGGCCAAAGGTGACCAGCAGCGCATGGGCTTCCTGTTCTATACCTTCAATTTCGATTCAGCAACAGGTATTGACTATGAGGTTGATGTCACAAAACCTAATGGAAAGAAAGTAAAGATTCTAAGAATGTCTGATGGCACGCCTTTCTCTGAAAACAAGTGGTATAAAGTAGCAATGAACAGTTACAGGGCTTGCGGAGGTGGCGAGCTGCTTACGCGAGGTGCAGGCATACCTAAAGACTCTATTGACGGACGCATAGTTTACGAGTCAGAACTTGATCTTCGCCATTATCTCATGAAAGAGATAGAATCTCAGAAAGTTGTTTCACCAAAAGCCAACAGCAACTGGCGCTTTGTTCCAGAGGAATGGGTAAAAGAGGCTGCAAAGCGTGACAGGAAAATATTGTTTGGTGATTAA
- the nudC gene encoding NAD(+) diphosphatase yields MKTYYFVFCKESILLERTSKEGLFTIPLCEEPPIELKPWTTVLKTGQLNGIETRSYRIDSPEVDESRYELCPLRQSYYKLPEDLYLKAGKCQELNYWDQNTKFCGICGGPMAFHTDISKRCTECGKEVWPQLATAIIVLIRRGNDEVLLAQGRNFKSDFFGLIAGFVETGETLEDAVRREVWEETGLKVKNIRYFDSQPWPYPCGLMVGFNAEYESGELKMQREELKRVAWFNRSSLPKLPEKLSIARRLIDNWLECGLSD; encoded by the coding sequence ATGAAGACATATTATTTCGTATTCTGTAAAGAATCAATCCTTCTTGAGCGAACAAGCAAAGAAGGATTATTCACAATTCCCCTCTGTGAAGAGCCGCCTATAGAACTAAAACCTTGGACAACAGTCCTTAAGACGGGTCAGCTTAATGGGATTGAAACAAGAAGTTACAGAATAGATTCTCCTGAAGTTGACGAGAGCCGCTATGAACTTTGCCCCCTGCGCCAGAGCTATTATAAGCTTCCTGAAGATTTATACTTGAAAGCAGGAAAATGCCAGGAACTGAATTACTGGGACCAAAATACAAAATTCTGTGGAATATGTGGCGGACCCATGGCTTTCCATACTGATATTTCAAAACGTTGTACAGAATGCGGAAAGGAAGTGTGGCCACAACTTGCAACAGCCATTATTGTGCTAATCAGGCGTGGTAATGACGAAGTGCTGCTCGCTCAGGGACGAAATTTCAAGAGCGATTTCTTTGGACTTATAGCAGGCTTCGTTGAGACAGGAGAAACACTTGAAGATGCTGTAAGACGCGAAGTTTGGGAAGAAACGGGCTTAAAAGTAAAAAATATCCGATATTTTGATTCGCAGCCTTGGCCCTACCCTTGCGGATTAATGGTGGGTTTTAATGCCGAATACGAAAGTGGAGAGCTGAAGATGCAGCGCGAAGAGCTTAAGAGAGTAGCGTGGTTTAATCGTTCCTCATTGCCTAAACTACCAGAAAAACTGTCTATTGCTCGCAGACTCATAGATAATTGGCTGGAATGTGGCTTATCTGACTAA
- a CDS encoding nitroreductase family protein: MNFLELVKNRYSCRNYKADVPEQEKLDYIMECARLAPSAVNRQPWRFRVVTDEEGRKKLCQCYNRDWIVTAPAIIVASIMHDEEWVRKIDGKHHGDIDIAIAVEHICLAATEQGLATCWVCNFNAAQCKELFDFEENEEPAVLIPIGYAADETTEKKRKAMNEILK; the protein is encoded by the coding sequence ATGAACTTTTTAGAACTCGTAAAAAATCGCTATAGTTGCAGGAACTACAAGGCCGACGTTCCTGAACAGGAGAAGTTGGACTATATCATGGAGTGTGCGCGACTGGCACCATCAGCAGTAAACAGACAGCCTTGGAGATTCCGAGTTGTTACTGACGAAGAGGGTAGGAAAAAGCTTTGCCAGTGTTATAACCGTGACTGGATAGTTACAGCTCCTGCTATTATCGTTGCATCAATAATGCACGACGAAGAGTGGGTTAGAAAGATTGACGGGAAACATCATGGTGATATAGATATTGCCATTGCTGTTGAGCACATCTGCCTTGCTGCCACAGAGCAAGGACTTGCCACTTGCTGGGTATGCAACTTCAACGCTGCTCAATGCAAGGAACTGTTTGACTTCGAAGAAAACGAAGAACCTGCAGTACTCATTCCTATTGGCTATGCTGCCGACGAGACAACGGAGAAGAAGCGCAAGGCAATGAATGAGATTCTGAAATAA
- a CDS encoding TetR/AcrR family transcriptional regulator produces MKNNDNQTPYMQSLKTRILETAMKEFVEKGVKVVRMDDIAKSLGISKRTLYQIYDGKEELLYEGLRRFMQRRREKVEEVMKTSDTVMDVILYVYRLNVEEFRQTSSDFLTEITHYPTVQVLFSEDREQSYERFIGFLRRGVDEGMFKDDVDLELISVMFSAIGAYITSNKLYLTYEMNKLFKDLIFVSLRGFCTQKGLKHLERIEKEM; encoded by the coding sequence ATGAAGAATAATGATAATCAAACACCCTATATGCAGTCTTTGAAGACACGCATACTGGAAACTGCAATGAAAGAATTTGTTGAGAAAGGTGTAAAGGTTGTTCGCATGGACGATATCGCCAAGAGTCTTGGGATATCAAAACGCACTCTTTATCAGATATATGATGGTAAAGAGGAACTCCTTTACGAAGGTCTTAGACGATTTATGCAGAGAAGACGCGAAAAGGTGGAGGAGGTAATGAAGACAAGCGATACCGTGATGGATGTCATTCTTTACGTCTATCGGCTAAATGTTGAAGAGTTCCGTCAGACTAGCTCTGATTTCTTGACGGAGATAACACATTATCCTACAGTACAGGTGTTGTTTAGTGAAGACAGGGAACAGTCGTACGAACGTTTTATTGGCTTCTTGCGCAGGGGTGTTGACGAGGGTATGTTTAAAGACGACGTTGACCTTGAACTGATTTCTGTAATGTTCTCTGCTATAGGAGCATACATCACATCTAACAAACTATATCTGACTTACGAGATGAATAAACTCTTCAAGGATTTGATTTTCGTATCTCTTCGCGGCTTTTGCACACAGAAAGGACTGAAGCATCTGGAACGCATAGAGAAAGAAATGTAA
- a CDS encoding SPOR domain-containing protein, with amino-acid sequence MIELNKHIEILLLGNDCVIIPNFGGFMAHYVDASFDEKTSTFLPPMRSLGFNPQVKVNDHLLVQSYIEAYDISYPEALRRIESEVEEVRQHLQSEGEYELSDLGTLKVNEEGNYEFCPCEAGVLTPSMYGLGTFEMKTLAVLAAENVKHEKEQKIAIESGVTSNSVEELKETITDDGQEAVVIKMRWIRNVAAVAAAIVAFFFMGTPVANDQPQPQIQQSSIFSISQETVVPEPETLDCITEEPVANETPSTPVDEPKAESVAKVEEKAVVEKPVAEKPVQVQKAAKKRYAIVLASQTMRKNAENFLTVLKEQGVDAQIIDMEGTTKVRVVYGAFETNEEAHEQLQKMRAENSSVFKEAWVLKAFK; translated from the coding sequence ATGATTGAACTCAATAAACATATCGAGATATTATTGCTTGGCAATGATTGTGTCATAATCCCCAATTTTGGTGGCTTTATGGCACACTATGTTGATGCTTCTTTTGATGAGAAAACGTCAACCTTTCTTCCTCCAATGAGATCGCTTGGCTTCAATCCGCAGGTAAAGGTGAACGATCACCTCTTGGTGCAGAGCTACATAGAAGCTTACGATATCAGCTATCCGGAAGCACTACGTCGCATAGAGAGCGAAGTAGAAGAGGTTAGACAGCATCTTCAGAGCGAAGGAGAGTATGAGCTTTCTGACCTTGGAACTTTAAAGGTCAATGAAGAAGGCAACTACGAATTCTGCCCTTGCGAAGCAGGAGTGCTAACACCATCCATGTACGGTCTTGGTACTTTTGAAATGAAGACACTTGCTGTACTTGCTGCTGAAAATGTAAAACATGAGAAAGAGCAAAAGATTGCTATCGAATCAGGCGTTACAAGCAATTCTGTTGAAGAGTTGAAAGAAACCATAACAGACGACGGACAGGAAGCTGTAGTCATCAAGATGAGATGGATTCGCAATGTAGCCGCCGTTGCAGCTGCAATTGTTGCATTCTTCTTTATGGGAACTCCTGTGGCAAATGATCAGCCACAGCCTCAGATTCAACAGAGCAGCATCTTCTCTATCTCTCAGGAGACTGTTGTACCTGAGCCAGAAACACTCGATTGCATAACAGAAGAGCCCGTGGCAAACGAGACTCCTTCAACTCCTGTAGATGAGCCAAAGGCAGAGTCTGTTGCAAAGGTTGAAGAAAAAGCTGTTGTGGAAAAGCCCGTTGCGGAAAAGCCCGTACAAGTACAAAAGGCTGCTAAAAAGCGCTATGCCATTGTTCTTGCAAGCCAGACTATGCGCAAGAATGCTGAGAACTTCCTTACTGTTCTTAAGGAACAAGGTGTTGATGCACAGATAATAGACATGGAAGGCACAACTAAAGTAAGAGTTGTCTATGGAGCATTCGAAACCAATGAGGAGGCTCATGAACAGCTCCAGAAAATGCGTGCTGAGAACAGTAGCGTGTTCAAAGAAGCATGGGTGTTGAAAGCCTTCAAATAA
- a CDS encoding ABC transporter permease, with product MNLPLFFSRRIFGENDDTDVQLPGSTKQRKSVSKPAIHIATIGVAIGLAVMIIAVSVVLGFKHTIRDKVTGFGSHIQVENILNYSSASSNPVCIDDSMLNVLSSIEGVRHAERYAISQGILKTDEDFLGIALKGIGQEYDLDFISKNIVSGELPQFSDTAQSYNIVVSQTIARKLGLNINDRVFAYFIDEDGVRTRRFTIAAIYQTNMKRFDDSFCFTDIITTTKLNGWFDGQCSGAELLVDDFDNLEATNREVIKTVNRTLDRYNNTFSSRTIYELYPQVFSWLNLLDINVWIILGLMIILAGFTMTSGLLIIILERTQMIGLLKALGARNILIRKIFLWFATFIIGRGLIFGNIIGLGLIFLQKATGIIKLDPQAYYVSEIPLELNFWLILLLNVATLLISVIVLIGPSYLISTIRPARSMRYE from the coding sequence ATGAACCTTCCACTTTTCTTTTCACGAAGAATATTTGGTGAGAACGACGATACTGACGTGCAGTTGCCTGGCTCAACAAAACAGCGCAAAAGCGTCAGTAAGCCTGCCATACATATTGCTACAATTGGAGTAGCCATAGGTTTGGCTGTAATGATTATTGCTGTTAGCGTTGTTCTTGGATTCAAACATACCATTCGTGATAAGGTAACTGGCTTTGGAAGCCATATTCAAGTGGAGAACATTCTCAATTATAGTTCAGCCTCTTCAAATCCTGTATGTATTGACGATAGTATGCTCAACGTTCTCTCTTCCATTGAAGGAGTGCGTCACGCAGAGCGATATGCCATCTCACAGGGTATATTAAAGACTGATGAAGACTTCCTTGGCATAGCACTTAAAGGTATAGGGCAAGAATATGATCTGGATTTCATAAGCAAGAATATTGTTTCAGGCGAACTGCCACAATTCAGCGACACAGCACAATCATATAATATAGTGGTGTCGCAGACAATAGCTCGCAAACTTGGATTGAACATAAACGATCGTGTGTTTGCCTATTTCATTGATGAGGATGGAGTGAGAACTCGCAGATTCACCATTGCAGCTATCTATCAGACAAACATGAAGCGATTTGATGACAGCTTCTGTTTCACAGACATCATCACTACGACTAAACTAAACGGATGGTTTGACGGACAATGCTCAGGTGCAGAACTTCTTGTCGACGATTTCGATAATCTTGAGGCAACCAACAGAGAGGTTATTAAAACAGTAAACAGAACTCTCGACCGATACAATAACACATTCTCTTCACGAACTATTTATGAACTATATCCTCAAGTGTTCTCATGGCTTAATCTGCTTGATATTAATGTCTGGATTATACTTGGACTCATGATTATCCTTGCAGGATTCACTATGACCAGTGGACTTCTCATCATCATACTTGAACGTACTCAGATGATTGGCTTACTAAAGGCACTTGGAGCGAGGAACATACTGATTAGAAAGATTTTTCTCTGGTTTGCAACTTTCATCATTGGTCGTGGACTAATCTTTGGTAACATCATTGGTCTTGGACTTATATTTCTTCAAAAAGCCACTGGCATAATAAAGCTTGATCCACAAGCCTACTATGTTAGTGAGATTCCTTTAGAGCTTAACTTCTGGCTGATACTTTTACTGAATGTTGCCACACTATTGATTAGCGTCATCGTACTTATTGGTCCGTCATACCTTATTTCTACTATCCGTCCAGCACGTTCTATGCGCTATGAATAG
- a CDS encoding DUF4738 domain-containing protein — protein sequence MSCQWKKQDIDTVSESVEAKALLQGIWIDSETEEVSFRAKGDTIYFPDSVNQPSYFRIVGDSIALGSNRYEIVKQSENTFWFVNQVGDVIKLEKSDDPIHELSFERKTPEVQTQYTEVLKSDSVVTYNGERYHWYIAINPTRYRIKSSSFNEDGVEVEQVYYDNIIHLSVYKGADCLFSSDIKKQQFTKTIPMDFLEQSVLGNLKYDYADEKGLHFLATICIPNGASCYEESVDVAI from the coding sequence ATGTCGTGTCAATGGAAAAAACAAGACATTGATACCGTAAGCGAGAGCGTTGAAGCAAAGGCTTTGCTACAAGGAATATGGATTGACTCAGAAACAGAAGAAGTGAGTTTTCGTGCTAAAGGCGACACTATTTATTTCCCTGATTCAGTCAACCAGCCTTCATACTTCAGAATTGTTGGTGACTCCATAGCTCTTGGTTCTAATCGTTATGAAATTGTTAAGCAATCAGAGAACACATTTTGGTTTGTAAACCAGGTGGGTGATGTGATAAAGCTTGAGAAGAGCGACGATCCTATTCATGAGCTAAGCTTCGAGCGCAAGACTCCAGAAGTGCAGACTCAATATACTGAAGTATTGAAGAGCGATTCAGTTGTGACTTATAATGGTGAGCGCTATCATTGGTATATAGCCATCAACCCTACACGTTATCGCATAAAGAGTTCTTCATTTAATGAAGATGGTGTAGAAGTAGAACAAGTTTATTACGACAACATCATCCACCTTAGTGTGTATAAAGGAGCTGATTGTCTGTTCTCCAGCGACATTAAAAAACAGCAGTTCACCAAGACTATTCCTATGGATTTTCTTGAACAGTCGGTACTTGGAAATCTTAAATACGATTATGCTGATGAGAAAGGACTGCACTTTCTGGCAACGATATGCATACCTAATGGAGCTTCGTGCTACGAAGAAAGTGTTGACGTAGCCATTTGA
- a CDS encoding FHA domain-containing protein, whose product MKRVRCPKCSTSITFDETQYDLTRKLVFKCNSCGNQFAVRMKQPVVEEKNDEEQTSSDETTEITCGHIIVIENVFHYKQVLPLRMGENQIGRNQRGNPISTPIATDDPSMDLLHCTITVSRDKRGNLKYELKDGPSNTGTFVDNEILGDRERRIITNNQMFTIGATSILLKTGEDED is encoded by the coding sequence ATGAAACGAGTACGTTGCCCTAAGTGTAGCACAAGCATAACATTCGACGAGACTCAATATGACTTAACTAGGAAGTTGGTCTTTAAGTGCAATTCATGTGGCAATCAGTTTGCTGTGCGTATGAAACAGCCTGTTGTTGAAGAAAAGAATGACGAAGAACAAACATCATCTGACGAGACAACAGAAATCACTTGCGGACACATTATTGTCATAGAGAACGTATTCCACTACAAACAAGTTCTTCCACTTAGGATGGGTGAAAACCAGATAGGTCGTAACCAGAGAGGTAACCCCATCAGCACCCCTATTGCTACTGATGATCCCAGCATGGACCTGCTTCATTGCACCATAACTGTGTCACGTGACAAGAGAGGTAATCTGAAATATGAATTAAAGGACGGACCAAGTAACACAGGAACATTCGTTGACAATGAGATACTGGGCGACCGTGAGCGTCGCATCATAACAAATAACCAGATGTTCACAATCGGAGCCACAAGCATTTTGCTTAAAACTGGCGAAGACGAAGATTAA
- a CDS encoding pyridoxal phosphate-dependent aminotransferase, with protein MPEISVRGLEMPESPIRKLAPLAAAAKKRGTKVYHLNIGQPDLPTPEVALDALKHIDREILEYSPSQGYQSYREKLVGYYAKYNINVTADDIIITSGGSEAVLFAFMSCLNPGDEIIVPEPAYANYMAFAISAGAKIRTIATTIEEGFSLPKVEKFEELINERTRAIMICNPNNPTGYLYTRREMNQIRDLVKKYDLYLFSDEVYREYIYTGSPYISACHLEGIEQNVILIDSVSKRYSECGIRIGALITKNPEVRAAVMKFCQARLSPPLIGQIVAEASLDAPEEYYRDVYDEYVERRKCLIDGLNRIPGVYSPIPMGAFYTVAKLPVDDAEKFCRWCLSEFEYEGATVMMAPAAGFYTTPGAGRDQVRIAYVLKKEDLNKALIVLRKALESYPGRTLNEE; from the coding sequence ATGCCTGAAATATCAGTACGAGGACTGGAAATGCCTGAAAGCCCTATCAGAAAGCTTGCACCTTTGGCAGCTGCTGCTAAGAAGAGAGGTACTAAAGTCTATCATCTTAATATTGGACAGCCAGACCTGCCAACTCCAGAGGTTGCACTTGATGCGCTGAAACATATTGATCGCGAGATACTAGAATACTCTCCATCACAAGGTTATCAAAGCTATAGGGAAAAGCTCGTTGGCTATTATGCCAAATACAACATCAATGTTACTGCCGATGATATTATTATCACATCAGGTGGTTCAGAGGCTGTACTCTTTGCTTTCATGTCGTGTCTCAATCCTGGAGACGAGATAATCGTTCCTGAGCCAGCCTATGCCAATTACATGGCTTTTGCCATCTCAGCAGGCGCAAAGATTCGTACCATTGCAACAACTATCGAAGAGGGCTTTTCGCTACCTAAGGTAGAGAAGTTCGAAGAACTTATCAATGAGCGTACACGTGCTATCATGATATGCAATCCGAATAACCCTACAGGCTATCTCTACACACGTCGTGAGATGAACCAGATACGTGATCTCGTTAAGAAATACGATCTTTATCTGTTCTCTGACGAGGTCTATCGAGAATACATCTATACAGGTTCACCTTATATATCTGCTTGTCACCTCGAAGGCATTGAACAGAACGTAATACTTATTGACTCTGTTTCGAAACGATATAGCGAATGTGGCATCCGTATAGGTGCACTCATCACAAAGAATCCTGAGGTAAGAGCAGCTGTGATGAAGTTCTGTCAAGCACGTCTCTCTCCCCCACTCATAGGTCAGATTGTCGCAGAGGCGTCTCTCGATGCACCAGAGGAATACTATCGTGACGTTTACGATGAATATGTTGAGCGTCGTAAGTGTCTCATTGACGGTCTGAACCGCATTCCAGGAGTTTACTCTCCAATACCAATGGGAGCATTCTATACTGTAGCAAAGTTGCCAGTTGACGATGCAGAAAAATTCTGCAGATGGTGTCTCTCTGAGTTTGAATATGAAGGAGCAACAGTTATGATGGCTCCTGCTGCTGGTTTCTACACCACTCCTGGAGCTGGACGAGATCAGGTTCGTATAGCTTATGTGCTAAAGAAAGAAGATTTGAACAAGGCTCTCATAGTACTGAGAAAGGCCCTTGAGTCTTATCCTGGCAGAACACTTAACGAAGAATGA